GGTGACGGCCAGCCACAACCCGCCGCGGGACAACGGCTACAAGGTCTACTGGGGCGACGGCTCCCAGATCGTGCCGCCCGTCGACCGTGACATCTCGGCCGCCATCGACACCGTGGGCCGCGTGGACCTGCTCCCCCTCCACGGTCCCGGCACGCTGACGGAGCTCGGCGAGAGCATCGTCGACGACTACATCACCGCCGTGAAGTCCCTGCCCCTGGGCGACGCCCGCGGCCTGCGCGTGGCGTACACACCGCTGCACGGGGTGGGCGGCGCCACACTCACAGGCGCCTTCCTCGCCGCCGGCTTCGAGAACCCGGTGGCCGTCGAGGAGCAGCGCAACCCCGACCCCGACTTCCCCACGGTCTCCTTCCCCAACCCGGAGGAGCCCGGGGCGATGGACCTGACCATCGCGCTGGCCGCCAAGCTCAACGCCGACCTGGTCCTGGCCAACGACCCGGACGCCGACAGGTGCGCGGTGGGGGTGCCGCTGCCGGACGGGACGTGCCGCATGCTGACCGGCGACGAGGTCGGCGGCCTGCTGGCCGAGCACGTGATCAGCCACACCACCGGCGACCGCATGGTCGCCACCACCATCGTCTCCTCCACCCTGCTGAGCAAGATCGCCCGCGCGCACGGCGTCCGTTACGGGGAGACGCTGACCGGCTTCAAGTGGATCATCAAGGCGGGTCCCGGGCTGGTCTTCGGCTACGAGGAGGCCATCGGCTACAGCGTCGGCTCCGACGCGGGCCTCCCGGTCCACGACAAGGACGGCATCGGGGCGGCCCTCACGGTGGCCGGCATCGCCGCGGCGGCCAAGCGCTCGGGCCGTACCCTGCTGGACCTCCTGGACGACCAGGCCCGCCGCTACGGCCTGCACGCGACCTCCCAGCTGTCGTTCCGCGTGAGCGACCTCTCCCTGATCAGAGACGCCATGACCCGCCTGCGCACCCACCCACCGTCCGCTCTGGGCGGCCGGGCAGTGGTGCGTGCGGACGACCTGACGGAGGGCGACGGGGGCCTGCCGCCGACGGACGGGCTGCGGTACCGGCTCGCCGGCGACGCCCGCGTGGTCGTCCGGCCTTCCGGTACGGAGCCCAAGCTGAAGTGCTATCTGGAGGTCGTCGTTCCGGTGAGCGGTGAGGTGGCGGAGGCGCGCGCCCAGGCCGCCCACGACCTCGACGCCCTGAAGAGCGACCTGTCCGTCACTCTGGGTCTGTAGCCCGGTTCTCGGTTGGTCTCATCGCCGAGACAACCAATGATGGTGCAACCACATTTGGTTGCACCGCCCCGTCAAGGTCATCATGCGGAGGACTAGGTCTCATTCGTGAGACCAAACCCTCAGTGAGGGCCACGAAGACCATGCGTTGATACCAACGCTTCAGTTAGTCTCATTCATGAGACTAACTGGAGGATCGATGGAACCGTTCATCGGCAGGCGCCGCGAGCTCACCGTCCTGCGGCGAGCTCTCGAGAAGACGGCGCGTCAGCGGTTCGACCGACCTGGGCGTGCGCTGCTCATACGGGGGCGCCGCCGGGTCGGGAAGTCCCGGCTGGCGGAGGAGTTCATCCGGCAAGCACAGCTGCCCCACGTCTACTACACAGCCACCGGTCAGACGCTGGGCGAGGAACTCCGCACCTTCGTCGAGGAGGCGCGCGCGTCGAACCTGCCCGCCGCGTCGGTCTTCGATGACAAGCAACCCGGATCATGGCATGACGCTCTCTCCCTTCTGGCTCGGGCTCTGCCAGAGGACTCCCCCAGCATCGTGGTCATCGACGAGCTTCCCTACCTCATCAAGGCGGACCCCACGTTGGAGGGGGTGCTCCAGAAGCTCTTCGACAAGGAGTTCTCCAGACGGCCTGTCCTGTTGCTCCTCATCGGCTCTGACCTGTCCATGATGGAGGCGATCAACACCTACAGCCGCCCCTTCTACCAGCGGGCCGCTGATTTCGTAGTTCACCCTCTGACGCCATATGACATCGGAGAGGCACTCGACCTTCCCCCCGCAGAGGCGTTCGACGCACATCTGGTGTCGGGCGGGCTGCCGATGATCTGCGAGGAGTGGCCCAAGGGCGGTTCCCTCTGGACGTATTTGGAGCAGGCACTCGAGGACCCGCTCTCGGCCTTGATAGTCAGCGGAGAGCGGGCCCTGGCTGCTGAGTGCCCGCCTGAAGCGCACGCTCATCAAGTCCTCAACGCCATCGGCTCCGGGCAACGCACGCACTCCAATATCGCGACCGCCACCCAGGGCATCCCCCGTGCGACGATGAATCGCGCACTCCAGCTTCTTCTGGAAAAGCGCATGATCGCCGTGGACAGACCGCTGTCGACGCGCCCATCCCGGGACTCGCGATATCGCGTGATCGACTCGCATCTGCGATTCTGGATCCCCTTCATCGGATCCCGCCTGACCGACATCGAGCGCGGCCGTGGAGACAGAGTCCTGGAGCGGATCCGCCTGTCCTGGACATCGTGGCGAGGAATGGCCATCGAGCCCCTGATCCAGGAGTCGTTCCGCCGCATGGACGGGCTGCCCGAGCCGACTGGCGCCATTGGCGGTTACTGGACACGCAGCAACGATCCGGAGATCGACATCGTCGGTGCCGACCGGGAGCCGATCGCGAAGCAGATCACCATGCTCGGCTCCATCAAGTGGCTGGAGAACCGGCCATTCGATCAACACGACATGAAAGAACTCATCGTCCACCAGTCAAAGATGCCGGGAGCAGACACGTCCACGCCGCTCTATGCGGTCTCCCGAAGCGGATGCGATGTGGCGGGCATCACGCACATCACGCCGGAGAAACTGCTGGACGTCTGGCGATAAGGGCGCTCTTGGTCTCACCGATGAGACCTACTTGAGGACACGACGGCTGCGGGAAGCCCACAACCTGCCGCACCCAGGTGAGCCGCCAAAATCGGATGATCGAACTGAGCGGCGACGGTCGAGCAACGTCCCTGGCGCCCGACCTACGCTTTGGCACAGGTCATCCCGGCGACGGCTGCTCCGCGCTGCCGCAGAACCCCGCGCCCAGATACCGGCGCAGGGCCTCTCGACCGCATGGAACGAAACGCCACTGATCAACGACCTCGGCCAGGTCGGTCTCGGTCAGCCAGCCCAGCCAGGCGATCTCGGACGGGTCCGGGACCAGCGGTTCGGTGAGGACGGCCTCATGCACGCCGAACCAGACGGGACTGACCCCCTGCCCGCACAGAAACTTGAAAAGGAAACGCACCGGGACACCGACGCCCAGTTCTTCGGCCAGTTCCCGGGCCGCTGCCACCTCATACGACTCGCCCACGCCAACACCGCCACCGACCAGAACGTCATAGTGACCGGGAAAGCGGATATGCCGCTCCGAACGGCGCAGCACCAGGATCCGCCCCACCTCGTCGCGGCAGATCGTCGTCGCGATCCGATGCAACCAGCCTCGACGCACCGCCTCGCCTCGATCCACCACCCCCAGCACACGGTCCAGATCATCGACGCGCTCGATCGACTCATCCACGGAGAAACAATCTCAGCCCCCACCGACAAGCCACACCCACCTCGCGTTGACCCAGCTCAACAGCCGCAGCTCGTAGAAATCCCCGGCCCGCCTTCATGACGGCATTCCCGACTGTCGCCGCGATGCCGGACGGAGCAGCAGCCCATGCTCCGCCGACGGAGATCCAGTCCGTTGACGGATGGTCGTGGAAGATCACCTGTTCTGCTGGATCTCCGTTCTCATGCCTCCGGTTTCCGGGCCGATACCTTGGCCAACCGCCGATGACCTCAACTTCCCGGCATTGGGGCCTGCCATGCGGCGGAGCGGGTCACCTTCCCTGGCGGGCGGCCTTGCCACCGGCGCCGAAGAAGAAGATGGCCGCGGCCACACCCAGCACGACGACGAGCACGTCGGCGACCAGCGTGAGCGTGGGCAGGGTGATGAACAGGTCCGCCGCCTTGAACAGGACGGAGATGATGACGATGATCGTGGCGAAGATCCGGACGACGCCGCCGCCGCGCAACGCCAGCCAGGCGAGCAGTACGAGCACGAGCGACCAGAAGATCGTGCTGTAGGCGAGCCCAGAGTAGATCATCTGGAGCCCCTCGAACCGGTCGCTGTGGATGTCGACCTCGGCGGGGTTGATGGAGGCAGAGCCCATGTCCGAATTCGCGGCGATCTGTTCTTTGATCGCCTCTGCGCCGGAGATGATGAGTCCGATGGCGCTGATCACGTTGAGCGTCGCGGCGGCGATGGCTGCGTACACCGCTCGGCTTAAGTTCGCCGGCCTCTGAGGGGCCTCGGCGGCGCGCCGGTCTTCGAAGTGGGCGGGTGCTTGCCGTTCGTACATGGACATGCGGATCTCTTTCCGGAACGTTGTGCGTCTCGCACGATGCGGTGTTCAACGACCTGTGTCAGGCACTCCGCGATCGTTTATGCGCGCGCATTTCGCGCGGCCTTGAGAGGTATACCAGATTCGCCCGGACTTCGAGGGCGGCGGCGAATTATGGGAGCGCCCACGACAACAATCCCCTCCGTTCGACCGGCGGCGGAAAAGTGGCTTCCCAGGCGACAATCCCATCGCTCACCTGCGACGGAAGAGGGACGGAAGAAAAACGGAAGGCGAGTACTTTAATGTCCTGCGAAGTCGGACGGGCCCGTATCGCCACCCGCGACGACCACGGACTACAAGCAGGAGATGAAACTCAAGACGATTATTGTGTTTCTATCCGAAGCCTCTTCGGAGCCGTGGTTTTCGGCGTCTCCGCCGAGTCGAGCTTGCGGAAGAATGACACGCGATAAATGTCCCCAGGGCGTTCTGTCAGGGTCCTTCGGAGAAACCGGTCGGCGGCTTCGTCCTGTGGGGGGCCGCGCCCCCCACAGGGCGTTGTCCGAAGCTCTCGACGCGCGGAGCGCGCCTTGTGAAGGCGATGCTTCAGGTGTCTCTGTGCGCTTTCGAGGTCAGGCCAGGCGGAACTGGAGTTCGGTGTCCCAGTTGTTCATGTCGGGCTCCTCCAGCGGATTGGTCTTGTAGAACTCCAGGCGGCAGCCCCAGAGCTCGGTGCCGTCCTTCTCGGTCATGTCCCAGGTCAGCCCCTGCTCCTCGCCCCACTTCAGCACCGAGGAGATGACGCCGGCCAACTGGTCCGGGTGGCCGTGGTGGGAGGCCGTGACGTAGCGGCCCGCGGGGAGGACGTCGGCGAAGATGTCGTCCTCTCCCTCCACCGGCGTGGCAACCGGCACCCCGGCCTGTACCACCAGCCGGTCCTCGGCCATGTTGATGCTGTCGTACCTGAGGAACGGGGCCGCGGTGGGGGCCGCGCCGCGCTCGGCGAGCCAGCCGATCAGGCCGGCGATGCGGTCCCCGACCAGGCCGAAGCTGGTCATGGTGATGGTCCTGCGGATCCCGATGTAAGGACGGTCCGGGACATCGATGATGTGTGGCATGTTTCCTCCTTCACCCCTCAGTACGGAGCGCGTGGGCGAAACTCATCGGCAGGTCGAAGAAGGGGAACAGGCCGGGATCCAGGTACGTGGTCACGCCCGTGATCAGGCCGCCCGCGACGTCCAGGACGACCAGGGCGAACGCCCGGCCGTCCATGTACTGGCCGAGGGCCGGCGAGCCGTTGGCGCGGGTCGGCAGGAGGCGGGCGCCGGCGCACGGCGCGTCCGACGCGAGCAGCACCGCCCGGATGCTCTCGCGGCCCCGCAGCCACCACGTGAACGGCGGCATCGACATCGTGGCGTCCTCGTGCAGCAGCGACACCAGCGCGGACACGTCGTACCGCTCGAAGGCGGACACGTAGCGGGACAGGAGCTCCTCGTCCACCTCCAGGTCGGCGGGCTCCACGGCGGGGAGCTTGGCGCGGGCCCGTTGCAGGGTGCTGTTGACGGAGGTGACCGTGGTGGACAGCAGAACGGCGGTCTCGGCGGCGCTCCACCTGAGCACGTCGCGGAGGATGAGGACGGCGCGCTGCCGGGGCGGGAGGTGCTGCAGGGCCGCCACGAAGGCCAGGCGGACGGTCTCGCGGGCCACCGCCAGGTCCTCGGGGCTGACGCGACTGTCCGGGATGGGGTGGATCCAGCGTTCGGGAGGGAGGGGCGCGCCCAGTTCGGCGCCCGGGACGGCGGCCGGGCCGAGGTCCATGGCGCGGGCTCGGCGTTGCGGGCCGCGCAGCATGTCGAGGCAGATGTTCGTGGCCAGGTGGAACAGCCACGAGCGCAGCGGTCCGCGCGAAGCGTCGTACGTGCGCCACGCCCTGACGAACGTCTCCTGCACCGCGTCCTCGGCCTCGAACCCCGAGCCCAGCATGCGGTAGCAGTAACCGGTCAGCTCGCCCCGGTGCCACTCCAGCTCCGTCGCGTCCACTACGCCGGAGTCACCTCGATCTGGAGTTCGGTCACCCATTCGTCCAGGTTGTCGGGGCAGTAGAGGGAGATCTCCCTCGCCAGCCCCAGAGAACGGTAGCCGTTCTCCTCGATCCAGTGGGCCAGCGCCTGGAACGTCGGCAGCGCCGCGTCCATCGACCCATGGTGGATGATCGTGGCCGCGGTCGGCATCGCGGGCAGGTCCACCACCTGGAAGTCGTACGGGTCGCCGGACGTCACGGCGGCCGGCAGGCAGGCGTGGATCATGACGGACCCGTCGTCCTCCTCTTCGTAGTACGCGAGCCCCGGACCGGTGATCCGGACGGAGGCGGCCTCCAGCCGGCGGCAGAGCTCGCCGAAGAGCGGTGTGATCACGGGGCCTATGTGCTCGCTCTCATAGCCGGCCGCCCGGGCGCTCAGCTCGGCGACCCGGACGGGACTCACCGACTTGAGAACAATCTCCGCCGTCCGCAAGTGGCCCTCCCTTTCGATGGTGCGCAATCGCGCCTCGACGCCTCGGAGCCTGGCCAGGTCGGCGTTGATCTGGGCTTCGAGCTGGGCGCGGCGCATGCGTACCATGCCGTGCAGCTCCTCCGCGCTGACCTTCTCGTCCAGGATCGCGCTGACCTGCTCCAGCGTGAAGCCGAGGCCCTTGATCGCGACGATCCGGTTGAGCCTGGACAGCTGTGCGGCCTGATAGGAGCGGTAGCCCGTGACCGGGTCCACGTGCGCGGGGCGCAGCAGGCCGATGGCGTCGTAGTGGCGCAACATCCGCACCGACACCAACCCGAGCCTGGCGAAATCTCCGATGCTGAACATGACACCTCTAGGTGTAGGGCCTCACACCGTGTCAGGGTCAACCTATGGCGATACCTAGGCGATGACGATCGCCGCGACCACCAGCACCACGGCCACCACCAGCACCGCGATGGCGTCGTAGGACCACGTGACCCGGCCCGGCGCCGCCTCCTGATCGCGGAATCTGGCCGACTCGGCGCGCTCGCGGATCTGCTCGCCCACCCAGTCGGCGTGCGTCTTGCCCGCGAACGCCTCCGCCGCCGCCTGCTCGGCCTTCGACAGCGTAGGCTCGGTGCGGTAGCGCCCCCGCGTCTGCCTGGGCGCCCCGCGCCGCTGCGCCCTGGCCCGCTCCCGGGCGCTGCTCATCGGCGTCCAGAGCCGCAGCACCTGCCCGTCGCCGTACTCGACGTTGATCGAGTGGGACACCGTCACGTCCCCTACCGAGGCCCACGGCAGGAACGTGGTGCGGAGCGGGTTGCGACCGAGCAGGCCCTCCTCCGTGAACACGGTGGCGGGGCGCATCGCGACCACGTAGACCAGCGCCGTCAGCGCGCCGAGCACGGCCAGGGCGACCAGCGAGGACTTGCCGGTGTAGTGGGCGATCAGGTCCCACACGTTGAAGGCGACGAAGGCCAGCCAGACCCACCCCAGCACGAACGCGGTCCTGGACCGGTAGGTCTGCTTCACGGCTGCCACTTGAGCTGCGCGAAACCCGGCTTGATCACGCCGTTGATCAGCGCCAGCCGCTCGTCGAACGGGATGAACGCCGACTTCATCGCATTGACCGCGAACCACTGCAGGTCATCCCAGCCGTAGCCGAACGCCTCGACCAGCTTGGCGCACTCCTGCGACACGCTGGTCGCGCTCATCAGCCGGTTGTCGGTGTTGACGGTGACCCGGAAGTTCAGCCGCCGCAGCAGCCCGATGGGGTGCTCGGCGATCGACGCGGCGGCCCCGGTCTGCAGGTTGGAGGTGGGGCACATCTCCAGCGGGATGCGCTTGTCACGCACGTACGCCGCCAGCCGCCCCAGCTTGGCGGAGCCGTCCTCGGCCACGGAGATGTCGTCGATGATCCGCACGCCGTGCCCGAGGCGGTCGGCGCCGCACCACTGGATCGCCTGCCAGATCGACGGCAGGCCGAACGCCTCGCCCGCGTGGATGGTGAAGTGGGCGTTCTCCCGCTGGAGGTACTCGAACGCGTCGAGATGCCGCGTGGGCGGGTAGCCCGCCTCGGCTCCGGCGATGTCGAACCCCACCACGCCCACGTCGCGGTAGCGCACGGCCAGCTCGGCGATCTCCATGGAGCGCGCCTTGTGCCGCATGGCCGTGAGCAGCGTGCCGACGCGGATGCCGCGCCCCGCAGAGCCCTTCCTGAACCCCTCGAGCACCGCCTCGACGACCTCGTCGAGGCTCAACCCCATGGTGGTGTGCTGCTCGGGCGCGAAACGCACCTCGGCGTAGACCACGCCGTCGGCCGCCAGATCCTGGGCGCACTCGGCGGCCACGCGCTCGAGCGACTCGCGCGTCTGCATGATGCCGACGGTGTGCTCGAACGTCTCCAGGTAGCGCTCGAGCGAGCCCGAGTCGGACGCCTCCTCGAACCACTGGCGAAGGTTGTCGGGATCGGTGGTGGGCAGCCGATCGTAGCCGGTCTCCCTGGCCAGCTCGACGATCGTCTCGGCGCGGAGCCCGCCGTCGAGGTGATCGTGCAGCAGCACCTTGGGAGCCCGCCGGATCGCGTCAAGCGTGGGACTCATCTGGCCATGATAAGGGCGTCCACGTGGTACGGCTCAGTCGCGACCGGCGCTCTCCGGCGAGAAGGCGGGCAGGCACACCGCGATGTACTCGGCGCCCTCGGGGCCGGTGCTGTAGCGGACCTTCTCCCCCGGCGACGTCACCACCGACTGCCCGGCCGCGACCTCCGTCGTGCCCTCGGCGTGCTCGACCAGCACCAGGCCGCGCAGGACCACGGTGTACTCGGTGAACTCCGGCGTCTGCGGCGGCTCGGTCCAGCCGGGCGGAGCCGTCATGTGGGCTATGGAGATCGCGTCGTCACCACTGTTGACGCGGCCGACGTGCTCGTCGATGAGCTTGCCGCCGGGAACGGGTATGCGGGCCGGGGCCTCGATCTTTCTCACCACGAGGTCAGTGTGCCACGTCGATGATCAGGCGGCTGGGATCGCCCTGCTCGTTGAGCTGGAACGCGGCCTGCCTCGCCAGCACCAGCCCGATGCCGACATGGCCCTCGAAGTCGCCGGTCCTGACGACTTCGGTGAGGTTCTCCAGGTTCGCGGGGAAGACGGGGCCGCCTGTCCATGTGGGCTTGCCGTCGGCGTCGTGGGCGTCGGCCGGGGAGAGCGTGACCTGGAGGTACGTCCCGCCGCGCACCTCGATGGGCTTGCCCGAGCCCTCCTCCAGGAACTGCTCCACCCACCTGACGGTGTATCCGGGGACCTCGCCCTTCAGGTCGACGACCACGCGGTCGTAGGTGTCGTGGGCGGCGTACCGCACGCCTGTCACGACGGCGGGCTCGATGCCGTCGCGCTGGACGTCCACCTCGGCGGTGCTCGTCGGCGCGCCGGGCTCGTGCCCGGCAGACCCGCTGACGGACGGGCTGTCCGTCAGTACGGCCTGCGTGCCCGTGCCGCAGGCGGTGAGCAGGGCCAGGCAGGCCGGCAGGACGGCCGCGCGGCAGCGGGCCGATCGGCGCGCGGCCGGGGATGACGAGCGCATGCCCGGTAGATGCCCAGGTTACGGGCCTGCAAGCAACGGATCGGCGCGGGTTTCCCGGCCGCCGTTCGCGACCGGGCCGGAATGACGCGGCCGGGCCCCGCCGGGTGCGACGGGGCCCTGTCGCGTCGAGATGGCGGTCAGACGGTCTCGTAGACCTTGGCGTTCTCGCCGGCCTCCGCGACGGCCGGGGCCTTGCGGGCGCGCAGGCCGGTGGCCGCGATCGCCAGGCCGACCACGGCCAGCACCAGCGACACCACGATCGCCGAGCGCAGCGAGCCGATCGAGAGCGTCTCGCCGCCGCCCGAGGTGAGCACGGCGGTGACCACGGCCAGCACGATCGCGCCGCCCACCTGGCCGGAGGTGTTGAGCAGCCCGGAGGCCAGCCCCTGCTCGTCGTCGTCCACGCCGGTGGTGGCCTGGATGTTCAGTGAGGGGAACGAGAGCGCGAACGCGACGCCCATGAGGAGCATGCCCGGGATCACCATGCCGGCCAGGCTGGGGTCGCGGTCGATGCCGAGGAAGATCGCGTACCCGCCGGCCAGCGCGGCGGAGCCGATGACGATCAGCTTGCCGGTGCCGAACCTGTCGGCGAAGTCGCCCATCTTGGTCGAGGTGACCGCGACGAGCAGGCCCGCGGGCAGGAACGCCAGGGCGGTACCCAGGGCCGACCAGCCGAGGAGGTTCTGGAAGTACTGCATGGCGACGAACTGGAAGGCGACGTACGAACCCATGAGGATCAGCAGCCCCAGGTTGGCCCGGACGATGTGGGCGGAGCGCAGGATGCCGAGCCGCACCAGCGGGTGGCGCATCCGCAGCTCGGCGAGGACGAACAGGCCGAGCAGCACGGCCACGCCCACCAGCGAGCCGATGGTCTGCAGCGAGGCCCAGCCGGCCTCCGGCGCCTGCACGACCGTGAACACCAGCAGCAGCATGGACGCGGTGATCAGCACCGCGCCGATCAGGTCGTGGCCGCCCTCGGCCCGCTCGTCACGGCCGCGCAGCACCTTCGGAGCGGCGAGCAGCGCGAGGATCGCGACGGGCACCGGCATCAGCAGCGTCCACCGCCAGCCGATCTCAGTGAGCAAGCCGGACAGCACAAGGCCGAGCGAGTAGCCGCTGGCGCCACAGGCGGTGAAGATGCTCAACGCCTTGTTGCGCTCCGGACCCTCGGGGAAAGTAGTCGTGATGATCGACAAAGCCGCGGGCGCGGTGAAGGCCGCGGACACACCCTTGACGAACCGGGCCGCGATCAGCAACCCGCCGTCGTTCACAATGCCACCCAGCAACGACGCCACGGCGAAGACGCCCAAGGCGGCCAGGAACACCCTGCGCCGTCCGAGCAGGTCGGCGGTCCTGCCTCCCAGCAGCAGAAGACCGCCGTAGCCGAGCACGTAGCCGCTGACCACCCACTGCAGAGAAGAGGTGCTCAGGCCCAGTTCGTGCTGGATGGCCGGCAGGGCGACGCCGACCATCGAGACATCCAGGGCATCAAGAAAGACCACTGCGCAGAGCACGACGAGCGCGCCCCAACGGGATGAGGAAGAGGACATGGAACAGAACACTACATGCAAGCACATCTAATGCAAACGCATTTAATGCCGTTGCATAAGTTTTAGCGAAGTGGTAACCTCCGCGACATGGACGAGGAGTTCGTGGTCGACACCTGGCATTACGTCCTGGCCAAGCACGCCAAGGCCATGTGCGCGCTGGAGCGCGAGCTGGGCGATCGGCACGGGCTGGGGCCGAGCGAGTTCGAGGTGCTGGACCGGATCGTCCATCACGACAGGAAGCTCCGCATCCAGGAGCTCTGCGACGAGGTGCACCTGAGCCAGAGCGCCCTGTCCCGGGTGGTGGCCCGCCTGGAGAAGGCCGCGCTCGTGTCGCGCGGGGTCTGCGACGCGGACCGGCGCGGGGTGTTCGTCTGCATCACGGACGAGGGTCGCGCCCGCCACGCCGAGGCCCTGCCCACGCAGCGCGCCGTCCTGGCCGAGATCTTCGCCGACGCGCCGGCCCTCGCCCGCTGACGAGCCCGCCACAGGCGGGCGCAGCCGCTACGAGGCCGTGATGCGGTCGATGACCAGGGGAAGCAGCTCCTCGCTCGCCTCGCCCACCGCGTAGGCACCCTCCAGCGCCTCCAGAGCCCGCGGGAAGCGCTCCGTCTCGTCCGCGTGCAGCGTCATCAGCGGCTGCCCCGCGCGCACCAGATCGCCCGGCTTGGCGTGCAGCATGATGCCGGCACCGAACGACACGGGGTCCTCCTTGCGCGCCCGCCCGGCCCCGAGCCGCCAGGCCGCCAGACCCACCGCGTACGCGTCCAGCCGGGTCAGCACGCCGGACGACGGCACCTCCACCGTCAGCGTCTCCGCCGCACGGGGAAGCAGCCCATCGGGATCCCCGCCCTGCGCGCTGATCATCCGACGCCAGGCGTCCATCGCCGATCCGTCCGCCAGAGCCTTGGCGGGGTCCTTGCCGGACACCCCCGCGGCCTCCAGCATCTCGTTGGCGAGCCGTACGGTGAGCTCCACCACGTCAGCGGGCCCTCCGCCGTCGAGCACCTCGACGGACTCCGCGACCTCCAGGGCGTTCCCCACGGCCCGTCCCAGCGGCCGGTCCATCGCCGTCAGCAGGGCGACCGTGCGCACCCCCGCGTCCGTCCCGAGGGCCACCATGGTCTCGGCCAGCTCGCGGGCCGTCTCAGGGGTCTTCATGAACGCGCCGGAGCCCACCTTCACGTCGAGGACGAGCGATCCGGTGCCCTCGGCGATCTTCTTGGACATGATCGACGAAGCGATCAGCGGGATCGACTCGACGGTGCCGGTGACGTCGCGCAGGGCGTACAGCTTCTTGTCGGCCGGCGCCAGGCCCTCCCCGGCCGCGCACACGACCGCGCCCGCCGAGCGCAGGACGTGCAGCATCTCACCGTTGGAGAGCGAGGCCCGCCAGCCGGGGATCGACTCGAGCTTGTCGAGCGTGCCGCCGGTGTGCCCGAGGCCGCGGCCCGAGAGCTGCGGCACGTACGCGCCGCAGGCCGCCACCAGCGGGGCGAGCGGCAGCGTGATCTTGTCGCCGACGCCGCCCGTCGAGTGCTTGTCGGCGGTCGGCCGGTCGAGCTCGGACCAGTCCATGCGCTCGCCCGAGCGGATCATGGCCTGCGTCCAGTCGGCGATCTCGCGGCGGTTCATGCCGTTCAGGAGGATGGCCATGGCCAGCGCGGACATCTGCTCGTCGGCCACGCCGCCGCGGGTGTACGCGTCGATCACCCAGTCGATCTGGGCCGTGGTCAGCTCCCCGCCGTCACGCTTGGCGCGGATGACCTCAATGGCGTCCATTCAGGCGCTCCGGCTGAGGTCCTGCGGACCGAACGCGTACGGCAGGATCTCAGCCATCCGCTTCGGCCCGTCCACGGTCTCGACCAGCAGGTCGTCGCCGCCGAACTCATAAAGGAGCTGGCGGCAGCGCCCGCACGGCATCAGCAGCTCGCCGTGCCCGTCCACGCAGGTGAAGGCCACCAGCCGGCCGCCGCCCGACGACTGGAGCGCCGACACCAGGCCGCACTCGGCGCACAGGCCCACGCCGTAGGAGGCGTTCTCGACGTTGCAGCCGGTGACCACCCTCCCGTCGTCCACCAGAGCCGCCGCTCCCACGGGGAACTTCGAGTACGGCGCGTACGCGTTACGCATGGCCTCCGCGGCCGTGTCCCGCAGGCCGTCCCAGTCGATGGCGGTCAATGCTGCTCCCCCCGGCGATAGCGCACGCCGTCGGCCTTGGGCATCCGCAGCCGCTGCGAAGCCACCAGGAGCACGAGCAGCGTGAGCACGTGTG
The nucleotide sequence above comes from Nonomuraea helvata. Encoded proteins:
- a CDS encoding cytidine deaminase, encoding MTAIDWDGLRDTAAEAMRNAYAPYSKFPVGAAALVDDGRVVTGCNVENASYGVGLCAECGLVSALQSSGGGRLVAFTCVDGHGELLMPCGRCRQLLYEFGGDDLLVETVDGPKRMAEILPYAFGPQDLSRSA
- a CDS encoding thymidine phosphorylase, which gives rise to MDAIEVIRAKRDGGELTTAQIDWVIDAYTRGGVADEQMSALAMAILLNGMNRREIADWTQAMIRSGERMDWSELDRPTADKHSTGGVGDKITLPLAPLVAACGAYVPQLSGRGLGHTGGTLDKLESIPGWRASLSNGEMLHVLRSAGAVVCAAGEGLAPADKKLYALRDVTGTVESIPLIASSIMSKKIAEGTGSLVLDVKVGSGAFMKTPETARELAETMVALGTDAGVRTVALLTAMDRPLGRAVGNALEVAESVEVLDGGGPADVVELTVRLANEMLEAAGVSGKDPAKALADGSAMDAWRRMISAQGGDPDGLLPRAAETLTVEVPSSGVLTRLDAYAVGLAAWRLGAGRARKEDPVSFGAGIMLHAKPGDLVRAGQPLMTLHADETERFPRALEALEGAYAVGEASEELLPLVIDRITAS
- a CDS encoding cupin domain-containing protein: MVRKIEAPARIPVPGGKLIDEHVGRVNSGDDAISIAHMTAPPGWTEPPQTPEFTEYTVVLRGLVLVEHAEGTTEVAAGQSVVTSPGEKVRYSTGPEGAEYIAVCLPAFSPESAGRD
- a CDS encoding adenosine deaminase, producing MSPTLDAIRRAPKVLLHDHLDGGLRAETIVELARETGYDRLPTTDPDNLRQWFEEASDSGSLERYLETFEHTVGIMQTRESLERVAAECAQDLAADGVVYAEVRFAPEQHTTMGLSLDEVVEAVLEGFRKGSAGRGIRVGTLLTAMRHKARSMEIAELAVRYRDVGVVGFDIAGAEAGYPPTRHLDAFEYLQRENAHFTIHAGEAFGLPSIWQAIQWCGADRLGHGVRIIDDISVAEDGSAKLGRLAAYVRDKRIPLEMCPTSNLQTGAAASIAEHPIGLLRRLNFRVTVNTDNRLMSATSVSQECAKLVEAFGYGWDDLQWFAVNAMKSAFIPFDERLALINGVIKPGFAQLKWQP
- a CDS encoding AMIN-like domain-containing (lipo)protein; translation: MRSSSPAARRSARCRAAVLPACLALLTACGTGTQAVLTDSPSVSGSAGHEPGAPTSTAEVDVQRDGIEPAVVTGVRYAAHDTYDRVVVDLKGEVPGYTVRWVEQFLEEGSGKPIEVRGGTYLQVTLSPADAHDADGKPTWTGGPVFPANLENLTEVVRTGDFEGHVGIGLVLARQAAFQLNEQGDPSRLIIDVAH
- a CDS encoding MarR family transcriptional regulator, yielding MDEEFVVDTWHYVLAKHAKAMCALERELGDRHGLGPSEFEVLDRIVHHDRKLRIQELCDEVHLSQSALSRVVARLEKAALVSRGVCDADRRGVFVCITDEGRARHAEALPTQRAVLAEIFADAPALAR
- a CDS encoding MFS transporter, coding for MSSSSSRWGALVVLCAVVFLDALDVSMVGVALPAIQHELGLSTSSLQWVVSGYVLGYGGLLLLGGRTADLLGRRRVFLAALGVFAVASLLGGIVNDGGLLIAARFVKGVSAAFTAPAALSIITTTFPEGPERNKALSIFTACGASGYSLGLVLSGLLTEIGWRWTLLMPVPVAILALLAAPKVLRGRDERAEGGHDLIGAVLITASMLLLVFTVVQAPEAGWASLQTIGSLVGVAVLLGLFVLAELRMRHPLVRLGILRSAHIVRANLGLLILMGSYVAFQFVAMQYFQNLLGWSALGTALAFLPAGLLVAVTSTKMGDFADRFGTGKLIVIGSAALAGGYAIFLGIDRDPSLAGMVIPGMLLMGVAFALSFPSLNIQATTGVDDDEQGLASGLLNTSGQVGGAIVLAVVTAVLTSGGGETLSIGSLRSAIVVSLVLAVVGLAIAATGLRARKAPAVAEAGENAKVYETV